A single Micromonospora luteifusca DNA region contains:
- a CDS encoding NADH-quinone oxidoreductase subunit B — MQLPGVLGEPIRFVLNWGRRYSLWVFNFGLACCAIEFIATSMGRHDFIRLGVIPFAHGPRQADLMVVSGTVTDKMAPAIKRLYDQMPEPKYVISFGACSNCGGPYWDSYSVTKGVDQLIPVDVYVPGCPPRPEALLHGILRLQEKIAAEQSGIGGVPQRDVLAAPLDAPPREAAAPRSVDSLTAPPVRPPAAN; from the coding sequence GTGCAGCTGCCGGGAGTGCTCGGTGAGCCGATCCGGTTCGTGCTGAACTGGGGCCGCCGCTACTCGCTCTGGGTCTTCAACTTCGGCCTGGCCTGCTGCGCGATCGAGTTCATCGCCACCAGCATGGGTCGGCACGACTTCATCCGGCTCGGTGTGATCCCGTTCGCCCACGGCCCCCGACAGGCCGACCTGATGGTGGTCTCCGGCACGGTGACCGACAAGATGGCGCCGGCGATCAAGCGGCTCTACGACCAGATGCCCGAGCCGAAGTACGTCATCTCGTTCGGCGCCTGCTCCAACTGCGGCGGCCCCTACTGGGATTCGTACTCGGTGACCAAGGGGGTCGACCAGCTCATCCCGGTCGACGTCTACGTGCCCGGCTGCCCACCCCGCCCGGAGGCGCTGCTGCACGGCATCCTGCGCCTGCAGGAGAAGATCGCCGCCGAGCAGTCCGGCATCGGCGGTGTGCCGCAACGTGATGTGTTGGCCGCGCCGCTGGACGCCCCACCCCGCGAAGCCGCTGCCCCCCGCTCCGTGGACTCACTCACCGCCCCGCCGGTACGCCCACCCGCCGCCAACTGA
- a CDS encoding MGMT family protein: protein MTPDEYVEAVLDLVERIPEGRVMSYGAVADALAERSGRASARLVGNIMARHGGAVAWHRVVTSAGRLPPGHEREARSRLRAEGAPLRGEGVDIAAAGWSPDEGM from the coding sequence GTGACTCCTGACGAGTACGTCGAGGCGGTGCTCGACCTGGTCGAACGGATCCCGGAGGGTCGGGTGATGTCGTACGGGGCGGTCGCCGACGCGCTCGCCGAGCGCTCGGGTCGTGCCTCGGCGCGGCTGGTGGGCAACATCATGGCCCGGCACGGTGGTGCCGTGGCCTGGCACCGGGTGGTGACCTCCGCCGGCCGGCTGCCACCGGGGCACGAGCGGGAGGCGCGGTCCCGGCTGCGCGCGGAGGGGGCGCCGTTGCGTGGCGAGGGCGTGGACATCGCGGCGGCGGGCTGGTCACCGGATGAGGGGATGTGA
- a CDS encoding SigE family RNA polymerase sigma factor, with protein sequence MTATMGGRANEPPVAVRAGGSDAVTTTFDEFYHAHFRGVTAQLCAYTGDLGQAQDLTQEAFLRALARWDRLVRYDDPVAWVRRVAWNLARSRWRRLRTARNHLLRQRRSEAEVAGPTPDRVAIDAALAKLPPNHRRAVILHYLADLPVHEIAAQEGVAEGTVKSWLHRGRAALACLLDENTEGVCDV encoded by the coding sequence GTGACAGCGACGATGGGGGGCCGCGCCAACGAGCCACCGGTGGCGGTGAGGGCCGGCGGGTCGGACGCGGTGACGACGACCTTCGACGAGTTCTACCACGCCCATTTCCGAGGGGTGACCGCGCAACTGTGCGCGTACACCGGGGATCTGGGACAGGCGCAGGACCTGACTCAGGAAGCGTTCCTTCGGGCGCTGGCCCGTTGGGACCGCCTGGTCCGCTACGACGATCCGGTGGCCTGGGTCCGGCGGGTCGCGTGGAACCTGGCCCGCAGCCGGTGGCGTCGGCTCCGCACCGCCCGCAACCACCTGCTGCGGCAACGGCGGAGCGAGGCGGAGGTCGCCGGTCCGACGCCCGACCGCGTGGCCATCGACGCGGCGCTGGCGAAGCTGCCTCCCAACCATCGCCGGGCCGTCATCCTGCACTACCTGGCCGACCTGCCGGTGCACGAGATCGCCGCCCAGGAAGGGGTGGCTGAGGGCACCGTCAAGTCCTGGCTGCACCGTGGCCGAGCTGCCCTGGCCTGCCTGCTCGACGAGAACACCGAGGGGGTGTGCGATGTCTGA
- a CDS encoding RNA polymerase sigma factor encodes MLVTREVRVGGRPPDPPGTAASAQAELLFDDFYHAHFRGLVVQLTAYTGDRGQAQDLVQEAFCRAYARWDRLARYEDPLAWVRKVAWNLGHNRWRRLRTAQTWLLRQRETHVAEPSPDRVAVDAALAKLPPKQRRAVVLHYLADLTIAEIAAQEQVAEGTVKSWLHRGRTALATHLRDTNEEVRDV; translated from the coding sequence GTGCTTGTGACGAGAGAGGTGCGGGTGGGTGGACGCCCGCCGGACCCGCCGGGAACCGCAGCCTCGGCGCAGGCAGAGCTGCTCTTCGACGACTTCTACCACGCCCACTTCCGTGGACTGGTGGTGCAGCTGACCGCGTACACGGGTGACCGTGGGCAGGCACAGGACCTGGTCCAGGAGGCGTTCTGTCGGGCGTACGCCCGCTGGGACCGGCTCGCCCGCTACGAGGATCCCCTGGCCTGGGTACGCAAGGTCGCCTGGAACCTCGGCCACAACCGCTGGCGGCGGCTGCGGACCGCCCAGACGTGGCTGCTGCGGCAGCGGGAGACACACGTCGCGGAGCCCAGCCCGGACCGGGTCGCCGTTGACGCCGCGTTGGCGAAGTTGCCACCGAAGCAGCGGCGGGCGGTGGTGCTGCACTACCTCGCCGACCTGACGATCGCGGAGATCGCCGCCCAGGAACAGGTTGCCGAAGGGACGGTCAAGTCCTGGTTGCACCGGGGCCGGACCGCACTCGCCACACACTTGCGCGACACCAATGAGGAGGTGCGGGATGTCTGA
- a CDS encoding pyridoxal phosphate-dependent decarboxylase family protein, with translation MIDENSVGALPAGVSAERVLAEVRQLRAGDRPTHGGQLFAYVYDPAVAGLDELAAAAHRESAHVNGLDPTAFPSLLAMENALVGAAGRVLGAGPGTTAPDVVGSVTSGGTESLILAVKTARDAHPEITAPRIVVPSTAHAAFAKAAHYLRVALDVVPVSPDTLRPDPAAMAAAIRPETVLVACSAPSYAHGVVDPVAQIAAAAADAGVRCHVDACFGGWTLPYLRRLGEPVPAFDFAVPGVTSISVDLHKYAYAPKGVSVLLHRDAALRAPQYFAYADWPGYTMINPVIASTRSGGPIAAAYATVRHLGDDGYLRLASVTRDAVAGLADAVRAVDGLRLMAEPESTVVCLTATESGPDLFVLVDELTARGWHTQPQLSYAGLPASVHLTVTASVAPRVAEFAPDLADAVAAARAAGPVALPPELMALAAALTPDALTPELVAGLADGLGLGAGDAPTPDRMAVVNTLLDAAPPALRERLLVEFVGLLQRPAW, from the coding sequence ATGATCGACGAGAACAGCGTCGGGGCGCTTCCTGCCGGGGTTTCCGCTGAACGGGTTCTGGCGGAGGTTCGTCAACTGCGCGCTGGTGATCGGCCTACCCACGGGGGGCAGTTGTTCGCGTACGTCTACGACCCGGCGGTGGCGGGGCTGGACGAGCTGGCCGCCGCCGCGCACCGGGAGAGCGCGCACGTCAACGGGCTGGACCCGACCGCCTTCCCGTCCCTGCTGGCCATGGAGAACGCGTTGGTGGGCGCCGCCGGCCGGGTGCTCGGCGCCGGCCCGGGCACCACCGCCCCGGACGTCGTCGGCAGCGTCACCAGCGGCGGCACCGAGTCGCTGATCCTCGCCGTGAAGACGGCCCGGGATGCCCACCCGGAGATCACCGCGCCCCGGATCGTGGTGCCGTCGACCGCGCACGCCGCGTTCGCGAAGGCGGCGCACTATCTGCGGGTGGCGTTGGACGTCGTGCCGGTCTCCCCGGACACGCTGCGCCCCGACCCGGCCGCGATGGCCGCCGCGATCCGCCCGGAGACGGTGCTGGTCGCCTGCTCCGCGCCGTCCTACGCGCACGGGGTGGTGGACCCGGTCGCCCAGATCGCGGCCGCGGCCGCCGACGCCGGGGTGCGCTGCCACGTGGACGCCTGCTTCGGCGGTTGGACCCTGCCGTACCTGCGTCGTCTCGGGGAGCCGGTGCCGGCGTTCGACTTCGCGGTACCCGGGGTCACCTCCATCTCGGTTGACCTGCACAAGTACGCGTACGCGCCGAAGGGGGTGTCGGTGCTGCTGCATCGTGATGCTGCGCTGCGTGCCCCGCAGTACTTCGCGTACGCCGACTGGCCCGGCTACACGATGATCAACCCGGTGATCGCGTCCACCCGGTCGGGCGGGCCGATCGCCGCCGCGTACGCGACGGTGCGACACCTCGGCGACGACGGCTACCTGCGGCTGGCCAGCGTCACCCGGGACGCGGTCGCCGGTCTGGCCGACGCCGTCCGTGCCGTCGACGGGCTGCGGCTGATGGCCGAGCCCGAGTCCACGGTGGTCTGTCTCACCGCCACCGAGAGTGGCCCCGACCTGTTCGTCCTGGTCGACGAGCTGACCGCGCGTGGCTGGCACACCCAACCCCAACTGTCGTACGCCGGTCTACCGGCCAGCGTGCACCTCACGGTGACCGCCTCGGTGGCGCCCCGGGTGGCCGAGTTCGCCCCGGACCTGGCCGACGCGGTGGCCGCGGCCCGGGCTGCCGGCCCGGTCGCCCTCCCGCCCGAGCTGATGGCACTGGCGGCGGCCCTGACGCCGGACGCGCTCACGCCCGAACTGGTCGCCGGGCTCGCGGACGGGCTCGGGCTCGGTGCCGGGGACGCGCCGACGCCGGACCGGATGGCGGTGGTGAACACGCTGCTCGACGCGGCTCCGCCCGCGCTGCGGGAACGGCTGCTGGTGGAGTTCGTCGGGCTGCTGCAACGTCCCGCCTGGTAG
- a CDS encoding glutamate-5-semialdehyde dehydrogenase, translating into MTVNEQARRARDAAADLAVATRTVKDAALVAMADALVARTPEILAANETDLAAGREAGLSAAVLDRLALDAGRVAGIADALREMAALPDPVGEVVRGSTLPNGLELRQIRVPFGVVGIIYEARPNVTVDAAGICLKSGNAALLRGSSSAAHSNAALVAVLRDAVAGAGLPADAVQLLDASSRDSVKELMRARGLVDVLIPRGGASLIRTVVEESTVPVIETGVGNCHVYVDAAADVAKAVAVTLNAKTQRLSTCNTAESLLVHAGVADTFLPPMLAAFAEAGVTVHGSPEVAAYSAAVVPATEEDFATEYLSADISVAVVESLDAAVAHIRRFGTGHTEAILTDSASAARDFVARVDAAAVMVNASTRFTDGGEFGFGAEIGISTQKLHARGPMGLPELTSTKYVVTGDGHLRG; encoded by the coding sequence ATGACCGTGAACGAGCAGGCGCGACGGGCACGGGACGCCGCCGCGGATTTGGCCGTGGCCACGCGTACGGTCAAGGACGCCGCGCTGGTGGCGATGGCCGATGCGCTGGTGGCGCGTACCCCGGAGATCCTGGCCGCGAACGAGACGGACCTGGCGGCCGGCCGAGAGGCCGGGCTGAGCGCGGCCGTGCTGGACCGGCTCGCCCTCGACGCGGGCCGGGTGGCCGGCATCGCCGACGCGCTGCGCGAGATGGCCGCGCTCCCCGACCCGGTCGGCGAGGTGGTTCGCGGCTCGACCCTGCCCAACGGGCTGGAGCTGCGCCAGATCCGGGTGCCGTTCGGGGTGGTCGGCATCATCTACGAGGCGCGGCCGAACGTGACAGTGGACGCCGCCGGCATCTGCCTGAAGTCCGGCAACGCGGCGCTGCTGCGCGGGTCGTCCTCGGCCGCGCACTCCAACGCCGCGCTGGTGGCGGTGCTGCGCGACGCGGTCGCCGGCGCCGGGCTGCCGGCCGACGCGGTGCAGCTCCTCGACGCCAGCTCCCGCGACTCGGTCAAGGAGCTGATGCGCGCCCGAGGGCTGGTCGACGTGCTCATCCCCCGCGGTGGCGCGTCCCTGATCCGCACCGTGGTCGAGGAGTCGACCGTGCCGGTGATCGAGACCGGGGTGGGCAACTGCCACGTCTACGTGGATGCCGCCGCAGATGTGGCGAAGGCCGTCGCGGTGACGCTGAACGCCAAGACGCAGCGCCTGTCCACCTGCAACACCGCGGAGTCGTTGCTGGTGCACGCGGGCGTCGCCGACACGTTCCTGCCGCCGATGCTGGCGGCCTTCGCCGAGGCCGGGGTGACCGTGCACGGCTCACCCGAGGTTGCGGCCTACTCCGCCGCCGTGGTCCCGGCCACCGAGGAGGACTTCGCCACCGAATACCTGTCCGCCGACATCTCGGTCGCGGTGGTCGAGTCGCTGGACGCGGCGGTCGCGCACATCCGCCGTTTCGGCACCGGGCACACCGAGGCGATCCTCACCGACTCGGCGAGCGCTGCCCGCGACTTCGTCGCCCGGGTGGACGCGGCCGCGGTGATGGTGAACGCTTCGACCCGCTTCACCGACGGCGGCGAGTTCGGGTTCGGCGCGGAGATCGGCATCTCCACGCAGAAACTGCACGCCCGCGGCCCGATGGGCCTGCCCGAGCTAACCTCGACGAAGTACGTGGTCACCGGGGACGGGCACCTGCGCGGCTGA
- a CDS encoding WXG100-like domain-containing protein → MGLTLPGELVSLLSMIGYDWPESDETALFQLAGEWTGMADRINGSVAQLESAARTVLDTNRGESFTAFAEEWNDGESAPRNIADATDPTNIIAIGLMAGAGIVLALKIQVIVQLILLAIQIAQAIATAVVTFGASLLEIPIFKMITGMIVDQLIGMAVDAVLNGG, encoded by the coding sequence GTGGGCCTGACGCTTCCGGGTGAGCTCGTGTCGTTGCTCTCGATGATCGGTTACGACTGGCCGGAGTCGGACGAGACCGCCCTGTTCCAGCTTGCCGGCGAGTGGACCGGCATGGCCGACCGGATCAACGGTTCGGTCGCCCAGTTGGAGTCGGCCGCGCGGACGGTGCTGGACACCAACCGGGGCGAGAGCTTCACCGCGTTCGCCGAAGAGTGGAACGACGGGGAGTCGGCTCCGCGCAACATCGCCGACGCCACCGACCCGACGAACATCATCGCCATCGGGCTGATGGCCGGGGCGGGCATCGTGCTGGCGTTGAAGATCCAGGTGATCGTGCAGCTCATTCTGCTGGCGATCCAGATCGCGCAGGCGATCGCGACCGCGGTGGTCACCTTCGGGGCGTCGCTGCTGGAGATCCCGATCTTCAAGATGATCACCGGGATGATCGTCGACCAGCTGATCGGCATGGCGGTGGACGCGGTGCTCAATGGCGGGTAA
- a CDS encoding prenyltransferase/squalene oxidase repeat-containing protein, with protein MTAVVDMDAAIGFVVAHGDAVDRARLSWLRTGAAVPDEVLDAAEAGQTPDGGWPAVLDGAVGSVDATCFRLAELDDLGALGRPAARHALDWLAARQLPDGGWDEDPALADLAPEWARPGDPEARLYLTANAGFWLSVGGRDARAAGPLDHRVGGSYAGVVQAAAQALAVQLAPDGSWPSFVAVGWLSAAVLHRQEMYYESALIQGVLAERIPQLSPADVAWLAGTLRRVDVGEEHWLLVSARERLTRTQRSDGGWDSDDGHQFDVHTTLRAIRACRAVTSAG; from the coding sequence GTGACCGCCGTGGTGGACATGGACGCCGCTATCGGCTTCGTCGTAGCGCACGGGGACGCGGTCGACCGCGCGCGTCTCTCCTGGCTGCGCACCGGCGCCGCGGTGCCCGACGAGGTGCTCGACGCCGCCGAGGCCGGGCAGACGCCCGACGGTGGCTGGCCGGCCGTCCTCGACGGTGCCGTCGGCTCCGTCGACGCGACCTGCTTCCGCCTGGCCGAGCTGGACGACCTCGGTGCCCTCGGCCGCCCGGCGGCCCGGCACGCACTGGACTGGCTCGCCGCCCGCCAACTGCCCGACGGCGGCTGGGACGAGGACCCGGCGCTGGCCGACCTCGCCCCGGAGTGGGCCCGGCCGGGCGACCCGGAGGCCCGCCTCTACCTCACCGCCAACGCCGGCTTCTGGCTCAGCGTGGGCGGTCGGGACGCCCGGGCCGCCGGGCCGCTGGACCACCGGGTCGGCGGGTCGTACGCCGGGGTGGTGCAGGCCGCCGCGCAGGCGCTCGCCGTGCAGCTCGCCCCGGACGGCAGTTGGCCCTCCTTCGTGGCCGTCGGTTGGCTGAGCGCGGCCGTGCTGCACCGGCAGGAGATGTACTACGAGTCGGCGCTGATCCAGGGGGTGCTCGCCGAGCGGATCCCGCAGTTGTCCCCGGCGGACGTGGCCTGGCTGGCCGGCACGCTGCGCCGGGTCGACGTGGGCGAGGAGCACTGGTTGCTGGTCTCGGCTCGCGAGCGGCTCACCAGGACCCAGCGCAGCGACGGCGGCTGGGACAGCGACGACGGTCACCAGTTCGATGTGCACACCACGCTGCGGGCGATCCGGGCCTGCCGGGCGGTCACCTCAGCTGGCTGA
- a CDS encoding SUKH-4 family immunity protein has protein sequence MAADPRFRALWHEDELIPYPREAWLEGGFGPDLLPAGDEIPLDVAVVYTAFLEDDIELYDTMQLTTEDGSLDIRLIVVGAVADNPNLLYVLDPRTGEILQFDLNQKDVQGVNSSFRTFVEFLYQFALFVEADEGKAGRAERAETLRTVLESIDPAAFAPDAWWPLVISQLR, from the coding sequence ATGGCCGCTGATCCCCGGTTCCGTGCCCTGTGGCACGAGGACGAGCTCATCCCGTACCCGCGTGAGGCGTGGCTGGAGGGGGGCTTCGGCCCTGACCTGCTCCCCGCCGGCGACGAGATCCCGCTCGACGTGGCGGTCGTCTACACCGCCTTCCTCGAAGACGACATCGAGCTGTACGACACCATGCAGCTGACCACCGAGGACGGTTCGCTGGACATCCGGCTGATCGTGGTGGGCGCGGTCGCCGACAACCCCAACCTGCTCTACGTGCTGGACCCGCGCACCGGCGAGATCCTCCAGTTCGATCTGAACCAGAAGGACGTCCAGGGCGTCAACAGCAGCTTCCGCACGTTCGTCGAGTTCCTCTACCAGTTCGCGCTCTTCGTCGAGGCGGACGAGGGCAAGGCGGGCCGGGCGGAGCGGGCCGAGACGCTGCGGACGGTGCTGGAGAGCATCGATCCGGCCGCGTTCGCCCCGGACGCCTGGTGGCCGCTGGTGATCAGCCAGCTGAGGTGA
- a CDS encoding MFS transporter, giving the protein MKTPPGTGAPGSLPRPVHAGYALGSLATGAFGTVPGLLLLPYLTDTLGVAAGLAALLVLLPKAWDVLVNPVAGRISDRTRSRWGARRPYLLIGGLALAVLFASIFAAPFGNGSAAAAYVAFAFLATATAFAFFQVPYVAMPAELTDDYAERTRLMTWRIAVLALAILVSGAVAPLVVTAGGDGVAGHRWMGLFVAALIAVGAVGAFFGTRSAPLGTVGGSEPSLRAQLAVAAANRPFRALLICFVVQSAGVATILAGVNYFAGQILRDDESGPTLLFVCFVGPALLVMPIWTRAGARLGKRTALVVASLILAAGALALVAAPVLPPVAVYLVVAVIGVGYAGQQVFALAMLPDCIAYDTARTGRRQAGVFTGLWTAGETFGLALGPGIYGLVLQLSGYVSSDTGTAAAQSDTARLGVLLGFTVLPALLVAPPILLLRRYTLTPAVLAAATDERRVVQEVAVGNRHEKGTIT; this is encoded by the coding sequence ATGAAAACGCCGCCGGGCACCGGCGCGCCGGGCTCGCTGCCTCGACCGGTGCACGCCGGCTACGCGCTCGGCTCACTGGCGACCGGCGCGTTCGGCACCGTGCCCGGTCTGCTGCTGCTGCCCTACCTGACCGACACGCTGGGCGTGGCCGCCGGGCTGGCCGCACTGCTGGTGCTGCTGCCGAAGGCATGGGACGTGCTGGTCAACCCGGTCGCCGGGCGGATCTCCGACCGCACCCGGTCGCGCTGGGGAGCCCGCCGGCCGTACCTGCTCATCGGCGGTCTGGCGCTCGCCGTCCTGTTCGCGTCCATCTTCGCCGCGCCGTTCGGTAACGGCTCGGCCGCCGCGGCGTACGTGGCGTTCGCCTTTCTCGCCACGGCCACCGCGTTCGCCTTCTTCCAGGTGCCGTACGTGGCAATGCCTGCGGAGTTGACCGACGACTACGCCGAGCGCACCCGGCTGATGACGTGGCGGATCGCGGTGCTGGCGCTGGCCATCCTGGTCTCCGGTGCGGTCGCCCCGCTGGTGGTGACCGCCGGTGGCGACGGTGTGGCCGGACACCGGTGGATGGGGCTGTTCGTGGCGGCGCTGATCGCCGTCGGAGCGGTCGGCGCGTTCTTCGGCACCCGGTCCGCGCCGCTCGGCACGGTGGGCGGCAGCGAGCCGAGCCTGCGCGCCCAACTCGCGGTGGCGGCCGCCAACCGCCCGTTCCGGGCGCTGTTGATCTGCTTCGTGGTGCAGTCGGCCGGGGTGGCGACGATCCTCGCCGGGGTCAACTACTTCGCGGGGCAGATCCTGCGCGACGACGAGAGCGGACCAACCCTGCTCTTCGTCTGCTTCGTCGGGCCGGCGTTGCTGGTGATGCCGATCTGGACCCGGGCGGGTGCCCGGTTGGGCAAGCGGACCGCGCTGGTCGTCGCCTCGCTGATCCTCGCCGCCGGGGCGCTCGCCCTGGTCGCCGCGCCGGTGCTGCCGCCGGTCGCGGTCTACCTCGTGGTCGCGGTGATCGGCGTGGGGTACGCCGGGCAGCAGGTCTTCGCGTTGGCGATGCTGCCGGACTGCATCGCGTACGACACGGCGCGCACCGGTCGACGGCAGGCGGGTGTCTTCACCGGCCTGTGGACCGCCGGGGAGACCTTCGGTCTGGCGCTCGGCCCGGGCATCTACGGACTGGTGCTACAGCTCTCCGGCTACGTCTCCTCCGACACCGGCACCGCAGCCGCCCAGTCCGACACGGCCCGACTGGGCGTCCTCCTCGGCTTCACCGTGCTGCCGGCGCTGCTGGTGGCCCCGCCCATCCTCCTCCTGCGCCGTTACACCCTGACCCCCGCCGTCCTGGCCGCCGCCACCGACGAGCGGCGCGTCGTCCAGGAGGTCGCGGTGGGGAATCGTCACGAGAAGGGCACCATCACTTGA
- a CDS encoding YbaB/EbfC family nucleoid-associated protein, with product MLGENALEEQLAQARAALRDVSRTVAPQERVESVGEAADGRVRVTVGSDGRVSAVDLDPRVLREGSEQLAEEFRRAVNAALDGQEEAVAAAEPMPDLAAMTATVERLQDQGLRQMREITLAVSETMRKLHGRS from the coding sequence ATGCTGGGTGAGAACGCCCTGGAAGAGCAACTAGCGCAGGCACGGGCCGCGTTGCGGGATGTCAGCCGCACCGTCGCGCCCCAGGAACGGGTCGAGTCGGTGGGCGAGGCCGCCGACGGACGGGTCCGGGTCACCGTCGGCAGCGACGGACGGGTCAGCGCCGTCGACCTCGATCCCCGGGTGCTGCGCGAAGGCTCGGAACAGCTCGCCGAGGAGTTTCGCCGGGCGGTGAACGCGGCCCTCGACGGGCAGGAGGAGGCCGTCGCCGCCGCGGAGCCGATGCCCGACCTGGCCGCGATGACCGCCACCGTGGAGCGGCTCCAGGACCAGGGCCTGCGGCAGATGCGGGAGATCACCCTCGCGGTCAGCGAGACCATGCGGAAACTGCATGGGAGGAGCTGA
- the proB gene encoding glutamate 5-kinase — translation MGTPPGGAAVTTQNGRVRDAVTTARRVVVKIGSSSLTTASGGLADERVDTLVDTLGRLTAEGREVVLVSSGAIAAGLAPLGLPRRPRDLATQQAAASVGQGLLIGRYAASFARHGRTVGQVLLTVDDVTRRAHYRNAYRTLRKLLDLRAVPIVNENDTVATQEIRFGDNDRLAALVAALVHADLLVLLSDVDALWTGDPSKPHSTRITEVRDDADLAGITIGGSGRSGVGTGGMVTKVEAARIATGFGIPVVLTAADLAAPALAGEPVGTLFHPQRQRPTARLFWLAHATSPRGRLHLDPGAVAAVVGRRKSLLPAGITAVDGTFTAGDPVDLVDTAGASVARGLVNYDAVELPGLLGRSTSELAAALGPAYEREVVHRDDLVLL, via the coding sequence ATGGGAACGCCGCCGGGCGGCGCGGCCGTGACCACGCAGAATGGTCGGGTGCGCGACGCAGTCACGACGGCCCGGCGGGTCGTCGTCAAGATCGGATCCTCCTCGTTGACCACCGCCAGCGGCGGGCTGGCCGACGAGCGCGTCGACACGCTGGTCGACACCCTCGGCCGGCTCACCGCCGAAGGGCGCGAGGTGGTGCTGGTGTCCTCCGGGGCGATCGCCGCCGGTCTCGCCCCGCTCGGGCTACCGCGACGCCCGCGTGACCTGGCCACCCAACAGGCCGCCGCCAGCGTCGGGCAGGGGCTGCTGATCGGCCGGTACGCGGCCAGCTTCGCCCGGCACGGCCGCACCGTCGGGCAGGTGCTGCTCACCGTCGACGACGTGACCCGGCGGGCGCACTACCGCAACGCGTACCGGACGCTGCGCAAGCTGCTCGACCTGCGAGCGGTGCCGATCGTCAACGAGAACGACACGGTGGCAACCCAGGAGATCCGGTTCGGCGACAACGACCGGCTGGCCGCCCTGGTGGCCGCGCTGGTGCACGCCGACCTGCTGGTCCTTCTCTCCGACGTGGACGCCCTCTGGACCGGCGACCCCAGCAAACCGCACTCGACCCGGATCACGGAGGTCCGCGACGACGCGGACCTCGCCGGGATCACCATCGGCGGGTCCGGCCGCTCCGGCGTCGGCACCGGCGGCATGGTGACCAAGGTCGAGGCGGCCCGGATCGCCACCGGCTTCGGCATCCCGGTGGTGCTCACCGCCGCCGACCTGGCTGCCCCGGCCCTGGCCGGCGAACCGGTCGGCACGCTGTTCCACCCGCAGCGGCAACGCCCGACGGCCCGGCTGTTCTGGCTGGCCCACGCCACCTCGCCCCGGGGCCGACTGCACCTCGACCCGGGTGCGGTGGCCGCCGTCGTCGGGCGGCGCAAGTCGCTGCTGCCCGCCGGCATCACCGCCGTGGACGGCACGTTCACCGCAGGCGACCCGGTGGACCTGGTGGACACCGCCGGCGCATCGGTCGCCCGGGGGCTGGTCAACTACGACGCGGTGGAGCTGCCGGGGCTGCTCGGCCGTTCCACGTCCGAACTCGCCGCGGCGCTGGGCCCGGCGTACGAACGAGAGGTCGTCCACCGTGACGACCTGGTGCTGCTGTGA